GTCCTGTGAGGAACAATATCTCATTCTGCTGTATGTATATTCTTATGGATATCGTTAAATAAACTTGAACTTTGTTAGAAAAAATCAAGTTATTTAACTCAAAGTTTTCAGTCATAATCAGCGTTCTTGCATTCAAACTGTGCTCTCATGCAAACCAAGTCATTTCAAAAATTCAACATGTAAATTCCCTCCTTTGTGCTTTATCCTTCTCCAGCTGACTGCTGCGATAGTTTTCCTCAGCTTTGGGATCATCTCCTCTTTTCTGTGCCTGGTGATTGATGGTGTCTGTATTGTCTTAAACCTGGTGAGTTGCATGCCCTCGTATGTGTATATTGTGACAGTAGATAGGTATCAGATGATGAAACTAAGCAGTAATAGGAGACTGTGAAACAATAATAAACCACTGCGTCGGTTGACTTGGATCCACCTGGACAGCCTCTCGGCCCGCAGTGTGTGCCAATATTATTCTGTTGGCAATATTGACACTTGACTCAATTTTTCCCACAAATTATAGCTCAGTCTTTATAACATTCgccagctttgttttttgttttttttgttttgtttgaccacaTAAATTACCAGTTGTGAAAGcacatgtgagaaaaaaaactggacTTGACTGGACTGGATTtggttttaaagatgttttgaCCAAGAGGCTCCATCACTGCAGAAGTATTGAAGGAAGTCTAGTTGCTTTTGGcctaaaacacacagacatgaagacctggatgactgagaatttTCAGACACAGTCACTGAGTTTGATTGATGTTAATGTTATAGAGAGCAAGCAGCCTCCCTAAAAGAACAACTGgtttaaaaaagcaaagaagCATATATACATTTGTTGCAACTCTTAAAAACATCACCAAGCAGTGCATGACTTACATGTCTGTCtgattttttatctttttggaCCAAACAGTCAAATTATTCAACAAGGATGGGATGACTGCTGATTTTAAATACTGTTTGACACCATAATGTTCTTAAAAGTTTAAATTACATGCAGCATAGAATAGAAACATGACAAAAGGGAAATAGTGCTTTGATTTATTGTAACTATAAACAGcaatttcctttaaaaaaaattagatgATGTAATCATGCTTAATCACAGCACTGCTGTGCTTTCAGAAGAGTTACGAGAAGGGACCTCCCTTTCtaagtgtttcagtgtgttgaaGAGTCTATTTGCTGTGTAgtgtttaattttaatttaatttaatttcttaacTTAATTAGTTTATATTCATGGTATTGGTTTTAATGCTACATCAGGAAATAGTTGGAAACgtgtaatattaaaataacCACTTTAAGATGTAgccctttttgtttttgtttttgtactacAACATCATTGACTGGTCAACATTATTCCCTCGAAAGACGAACAATCATTAATCAGAACAAAAAAGAGCAAATTACCGGTTGTGTTGAGTTTTGTTTAACCACACAATTGTTGGAACAGAGTTTCCAAAACTTCATAGTTCCAGTCAACATCAGTGTAGGTCCAAGTCAAACCACACACTTAGAGGCCATGATGGACAAAGCAACTTCTGACAAAGTGTTATATGATATATTCCATAATATATATCTCAAAATGTTGCCAATATAGCGATCAGGAGAAACAATTTCCACCTTTGTTTTACCAATTCTAAAGAGCcataaaacaatattcaatCAAAGTGGACTGAGTGTGTTTTGGAAAAGCTTGTGTTGTTGTCATATTGTACGCATGGCCATCTGGATTATCTTGTATAATAAATGtcagttcattttttatttttttctcactttgttCTCACTAAAATTGGATCTGTCTTGTTTTGAAATGGAACTTGTGGCTGACATTTCTTCGTAAATCTTTGCCAGGACATGCGTCCACTGAAAGCAGGAAGATGCCAGTATtacagcagtggcagcagctaCATTTATGAAAATTTCTACACCTCTGTGAGTACTGCTGTGTTACTATGTGAATGATGAGTAGTATTTTATACTATACTACTAGAGGCAACTGACAATCCTCCAGGCACTAATGGGGAAAAAGGATCGACCAATCCAGCAGAGTATGAATTTATGTAAAATACAATGCCACTTTACTCAAAAATAACTGTGACATCTTCCTTTGGGAGGTACTGACATACCTGAGAGCActgcatctttaccaaaaaaggcccacatttgatttgggatattggggccatatttgctatttaacatgtgggccatttcaggttcacattcattttgtctcggccagaagaaggccagcagtgccacatcattgcctgaagtaGTTCACTTCCATATGCTATATGGGCTTCCTCTTCAGCTTCAGGTTTATTGTACTGGACTATAAAGAGAGAATTCAGTCTCAATATGTCATCAGTACTGAGACTAATTTCTCTTCATAGACTTATCTGAAGTGCACTGTGGTACAGTTGAACTTGTCTCTTCTTGCAGGTGTCGTGTTGGAATGTAAAGGAGTCTTGCAGCATGACGGTACGAAGTGGCACCTGCTACTGCTGCGACCTGTACGACTGTGCCAAGTGAGACAATGCATCATCATGCATGTATTATTACCACTGTCGTaccattgttttttaaataagcaCACATTATCACACCAGCGCACCATCTCAGAGGGTCACAGGCTTTTGTTATTTCTACCTGTCATCCTCCAATTTTTGTCCAATAAATCaaagctgttgttttgttctcCAGCGGAGGCTATCTCAGCAACTACTACGAGTTTGTTGGAGTGCGCAGCTGTGAGGAAGTTTTCACTCTGTACATTTTGATCTGGACCCTCACTGGACTGAACCTCGTGGCCTTTTTCACAGGCATACTGACCACAGCAGTACTTGGCAGCATCAAGGACTTGgtaagacacacaaacaaacacacacacacacatgcacatttctaaagtgcattttgtgtgtgcacatggttacatgattttattttacattgcaGTTAAGAGCAAGTAAGTATATTACTGTTATAtccacacatacagacataaatcAGACCTGCCCAGAAGGCTAAATGGGATTTTTTTCTGGATATATGTAAgggtttctctttcttttcaataatgaaacatttttgtctgCACAATGGGAAGAGTTATGTAACTTTAGATGGATTTAAAGcagcattcattgatttttagCTACCAGGAGGCAGAAGCACTCCAAAACAAGCTGGAGCACTTTGTCTTTACCTTAATTTACACCACCGAGAACGAGAATTGGTCTCTTCACATATGCGTACAACTTTcactgactgtttttatttttactttttaagttGACAGCAACTTTGTGGTGTTGTCACACAATCACCATAGTTTCTTACACTGTggcaaaaaacatcaaatctggATGAACCTGAAATAACGTAGGCAGGGATTTTGGCAGAGGTTGAAGCTGATCCAAGTATTTATCAAACACTCACTGCCTGCTATGCAGCATCCTTCATATTCTGGTGCTTGCTGTTTTCACCTTGCAGTTTTACAAACAAGGAAAGGCAACAATCAATACCTTCTGAGAGAGAAATCTGTCCCATGACCTCTCTAAAGTTGGCTGGATGCTGGTTGCTCTCAGTATTTCACAGACCAAAGTTCAGTTGGACTGAAACTCTGCACAAAAGCAAAGGAGGCGGGAAGCACATCATGAATGTGAAGCATTAAACCTGAGTCACCAGGATGCTGCACTGTTTTCTATTTCAATAATCAATgagaaaactgttttatttaggAAAATCACTTTCACTGCCAGCGTTACATGCGGATCAAATTTAAATGACAGCCAAAAGGGCTATGGTAGGCCATATCCAACAGATGCACCACAAAGGTGACCTGCAGAACAACGCCTGCCTGGAAAGTCAAAATTGATAGCATTCAGCCACACGATGAAGCCTTAACCCTCCTGGCGTGAAGCATTTCTCACTGATTGTTTTTCATGCACAAGATGTCCACTTGTAAATTTATAAGAAAACAATGGATAAGTGTGGGGATGTGGCTCACAAAGTACAGGAAATTTTGACTATGTGCTGTCCACAATGTTCTACCGTGCAAGCCCAATATGGGACTCATTGTGAAGAGATTATGTCTGGCTCAAGGCACGATGTAAACGCAGTCTCCAGACCTGTCAGTGAGAATCATCCCACCATGATCGGCTGATGAACATTACACTGAAAAGACAAGTGGGTTTAGAAGAGGCCTGGAGTTCATTATGAAAATTTTAGAGATGGTTACACAGCAACTGAACCTTCATTTTCTGTGCAGCTTTTAAAGTCGTAACTTCATGCCTGAGCTATTACTTTTAATATTGAAGTTTATGGGATATCCGCTAACAGAAAGCTAACTTTATTCTTGGCTTTATATCTTAGCATGGTCAACTATTTAATGGGCTTATAAAATGCTTATTTTGTTCCAGGCTGTTTCATTGTGTATTTAACAAGTGTCAGCCAAGAGCTTTAATCTCTTTCACAGAGGGGTTATAACATTGGGTGGTGttttaaaacaccaaatgatGGATACTTTGCAAGTTTGTGGTCTTGACATTCTTTGGTTGCATGCTTGCATGTTATCTACTAAATTCAATCTCATTTCAAGGAAAGACAAAGTAAGTACtccatacagtatatacttgGGACTGATGTCAGGTGTAAAGAATATAAAATGGCTAAAATTGAGTGCAGGATTTTTAGGATTTGTGGAACAAAACCTGGTGGGAATGCAATGTGTTCCTAATCCATGACAAGCATTTTTAATCGTAGTTACATCTAATTTGGTAAATGTGGTGCTGCTTCAATAGCATACCAACAAACAGCCTGAACAGATGATCTCAAGACCACATTATGCATTTGAGGGAAAGAAAATCAGTCTGGTTTACTTAACCATGAGAGTATGACTGTTAAGAGTCTCGCATGCTGTAGTGAGATGGCTGGAGAACAGTCACTACCAAATCAGAAACACTAAACTGGTAACAGGTTCACATAATTGTTCAAGTCCACATCTGTCCGAATGCTGTTGTGTTGCAACAACACTCTGGTGTACTGGGGCAGCAGCTTGCCTGCATAATAAACTCTCCCTTATCTCTCTGTCGATCCcagcatgtttttatggtctCTTAGAGAAAAGTAAACACACAAGGTCATAAATGTCATTTGCAATATTCTGAAGCCTGTGTGGCTTTAAATCAATCCACAACTATGTCCAGTTCTGTTCAGATCAGAGATTTTTTGTGCAGcaagacaaacataaaacagtaagaataaaaaaatcactaCTAAACATGACTGCGATAGCGCCTGCACTCACACATCGATTGCAGATGAGTAATGCTTGTTGAGATCAGTTCATGTGGCTGTAGTGCTTGTGGTCAGTTCACCTCTGACCTTTGTgactctcctcctctgccatTAGTGGAAGTAAGAGCTCAGGAGACAGGATGTGAAGTTAAAGACCACGAGAgctaataaaacatgaaaaacactgataGGTGTGATAAGTTAAGCAGAACCATCTCTGGATGCTAAACCCCTCTTCATTAGGGAGGAGACACAGAGTCCAAGACATTTTTCCAACCAGCCGgaagctgagaaaaaaagattttctataattttctacatttgagaacttgttgaaatgttttgcatgttcATCTTATTACAGCGATTTTCAGTTTGAAAGGAGATTACAGCATTATTACAGGAGCAAAAACTAGTGTCAGTAAAAGTTTTGGTTTCCATTGTTCTACATGTGCTGTGTTTGATGTCAAGTGATAGCAACTTTGGGGGGGGAAATTGCTCTCAGAATGATATATGGTAATATATACCAGCTATGTCCAAATTTAATAATACAGTAAGTGATGTATCCTTAGGCTTTGCACCAAGATAAGGGCCACTGCTCCTGGTCGCTGCTCCTTCCAACTGAAATCTATAACTGGTCTGGACATCTTATTGTCCAGAGAACagacagaagaggaaggaagaacaAGAACTTTGTTCTTTAATGatggattaattgttttaagctgttttttttataaacaaaaatgctacaaattcacattttccagcttctcaaatattcatatttgaatatttacagCCCTCTATGTTGGTAAGtcaaatatctttgtgttttggactgtttgtcagacaaaacatgcaatttgaagacattaacTCAAATGTTTGAtctaatttattatattttgaagACCAAAAgatttattgagaaaaaaaaatataatagtTAGTTCCAGCTCTGCTTGATTTGTCTGTCCAAGGAACCAGCCTGGTCGACACCAAGCTGATATCAATCTCAGCCCTGACCCCAATTGTCATGGTTTAGCTGCCTGGATAgcactgaaccaaaacaaaaacctcaGTCTGACTGGTTTTGGATCTCAGAATCAGTTTCAACTGTCCCACTAAAATCTGCATTGAAAACTGCTAACCTAGCCTCATTAAACAGCAAAGATTCAGCGTGTTTGTGGTCTTTTGAGAGCTCAGTGGGTCCTCTGCTGCCAGAGATTGAGCTGATCTGCACCGAGTGACCCCAAATACTGCCCACAGACCACACAGACTCTGTCCTGCCATCATCCTTCACCGAATGCTGCCAAAGCTACCATCTCTCTATTATACCATGCAAAAAGTATTTCTGTAAATAATTTAGGGAGTAGACTTCCTGAACGGTCATAGTTTTCTCTCAGTTATCTGTAGATCAGCAGTTGGAATGTATTCAGATTTTCCTCCTCATGGTCTGGAATTTAATATGATTAAATACTTAAATCATTGATCAGTCAACCACTCTCCCACATTCCACGTcctgtatgatgtgtgtgtggtgtgaaaATACTCTAAGTAAACTTCCATGTAGGAGTGGAAATGTTATTACTCCTCAGCGTGAAATGAATCTAGTATCAGAGTCCCTGAGGTTTCCATTATTGGAGTGGTGACTTATTGTCCAGTATTGTCCATCCCATACTTGCTTCATACCTATGAGAAGATTGATCATGttataatatttacattaattgttttgcagatgtttaacttttttttttcctatctgGCTGCAGCAGATTATATAAAAAGGCAGGGAAAGTAACAGTTTGTAAAATTTATAGATTCCCAACAGTTTGGGGTTTAACCTCAAGTGTGCTACAGACAGACCACCCAAatggagaccaaaacaacaCTGAGGCGCAGATTCATCAAAAATTATTTTGCAGGGAAGAATGCATGTATGCATCACCAAAATGACCATGAAAGACCACTCGTCACTAACTGTGTACACCAAGTGTCAGATGTGCCACAAAGCAGCTCGAAAAAATTTAGCTTTTTGAACCACAACCTGACCTAAAGCAACTGGGATGCAGAATAACATGTAGAAAACAACGTGGTGAAATGACTCAGCATCAGACAGTTAATATTataacatcattattattattatagattaaacttAGTGTTAGTTCAGGCGGAGCATCAAAATCGCGCTTgcgattattttcttgattaatcaatgagtCATATGATCTATAAAGTGTCAGAGGATGGTGGAAAATGTCAATAAGTGACgtcctcagatgtcttgttttgtcctgacagTTCACAGTTCACAAAACAgacagtttactatcatagaagaataaagaatTCAGATATTTGGATATTTGGGATATTTTTAATCAAActagttgattgattgattgattgatgtattgattgattaattgacagtgtctctgactgaactgaTTTTGAAGCTTTCAGTTCAATCTCCAAGTCCAAACTACAGGGTCACATTCACATTTGCACAGATTTCAGTCATGTAAATAAGATGTTTGAATTGTGATGGTTCCAACTGAATTTCTCATTTGGGAGGAGAGACATGAGTCTGTCCGTGGTGACCCACCCTATAAGTGCTGACCTTTCCATAATTGTGCACAGAGTGTTCAGATCATCTTAATCTTTTCATTTCGAAAGTCTGAGCACGAcagttttcatttatgtttatgCATTGAGCTGTATATGTAAGAAACTTAACAGATCGTTACAGGTTGTTAATATAAATTTATGGCTCTTgaagggatttaaatcaaactgTGTCTCTGTGGGTTTCTGTTTCTTCGAATGTATgataatattttgtgtgtgtgtgtgtgtttctctttatttgtcTCAGAGGAGTAGCAGCCAAGCGTCCAAGCCCTCTGAGAGTGCAGCATCCTCCCCCACAGCTCCTCTGCTGATGGacgccaacacacacagagcacaccaGCTCCACACAGTCAGTGTGcactgcaacacacaaacacacacacacacacacacacacacacacacacacacacacactagcagaAAACTGCATCAGTCTCttctttatgtttctcttttgatcgctctctctgtctttatctgtGTTCGTGAGACTAACTCAGTcatgcaaacaacacaaaccTCAACCCACATCCTTTGACTCACAGTCAATTGAAAATCATTTATATCCAGGAAGTACCATCCTATTTCTCTGTAGAACAGGGTTTGAATGAGCTCCATCAGTCTGATTCTGTACGTAAAAACTGAACAGACAAAGCAATAAGTTGCAACAAATGTAATTGACACTAGTGAGTAGGACTTGTTAAATGCATATAAAGTGAAAACAATACTACATGGAAAACAAGTTACTATTAattgaagaaacaaacaacaatggTTTGTACCATTTaaatttttcttgttttttatggTACTTCTTGCATTTTTTAGGGTTCAAGGTTCATTTTAATTGTCAGCAAACTTTTGCACAATGAAATGCTGTTGTAGCCCCCTTcatgctacacacacaaacaatatattaacaaatattaaatattttaaattagaataaaatagaacaaTCACTTTGGAAATAAGATATAACAAAGAATATAAAAGTAACAGTAAACAATATTTAATTGTGAGAATATGTATCACCAAcaaatttacaaatattttcattttttcaataGGTGTCCCCTTCTTCCCACCCCTTCTACCCCTAccccacatacatacatataaacatacatacaaagtacACAACATCAAAAACTGAGGACCCTGACTGAGATAACTGAGATATGAACTAGCATTAGGGTTTCCAGCCTACATTATTCTGTGTGTCTATTTGGGATGTCAGTGACATAGTGTCATAGGATGAGTCAGTCAAATGAGTCAAGTCAGTATATTAATCTGAATGATCAGGGGATATATTCTGTGAATTATTGAAATAAGAGATCAGGGGttgtatgaaaaaaacagaCCCTCTGGTtgtaaattagatttttttttccagttgtaaAAAAGACAGGATGTAGTTGGTGAGGGAGTGTCTGATTTCCAATGTAGGAGTATTTTTCAGCAGGCAATTAAAGAGGAAAAACCAATGACACTAGTCTGTTTAGCAGATAGACCCGCATCCTCCCAAGGAACCCCAAAGATAGAAATTTGAGGAGATGGATATAGTGTCAAAGAAGGATTACCAAAACCCAGCCAGCCTTAGACATGACCAAAACATATGGGATAAGTCCCCTGGTGCTTGAGAGCACCTGCTGCAGACATCTGCTATTTCAGGTTATATTTAAGATAATTTAGTTTTATTGGAGTGAATTTTATGGAGCACTTTATGACCTGGCTTATGATGAAGAGGCATTTACACGTTCCAGTGCCTCCTCCCACCACTGATCAGAGAATGGAAACCCTAACTCTGCCTCCCAGCCTGTTCTGATCTTAAGTATGGATGAAGCCAGAGTCAAGTTTGGCAGGCAAAAAAAGGTGGTTGTTACAAATGGCTGCTGAAACAGAGGGTGAAGTCCATTCAAATCTCTGTCTAATTTGGCCTCAGATTTTCAGTGTGGAAATGACAGTTGGGTTATTACAGTACTTAGAGGGCAATAATGTTAAATTACTACAGGCTCCAAGAGAGGATGTACAACAAGATTTAGCCTCCAATTGGCACCAGTTTCTCTCTGGCTTATTCAACCAAAGCAAAACGTTTTGTAGGTTGGCCCAATAATAACAGAAGAGGTTTGGTGAGCCAAGATGTCTCTGCAATAGGGATATGCGAGCCCTTGGGTTTTTGCCACCccaaatgaatgatgaaagaatGCTATTAATCTTGTGAAAGAATACTTTAAGGAGAAAAATTGGAAGGCATTGAACTAGATATAGATAGCCTGGCAATACATCAGTTTTACAGATTGTACCCTACCAGCTAGGAGGCATAAGCCACTCCATCTCTGCAAATCAGGCTTCATTTTAGTTGTCAGGGCAGTGAAGTTATGTTCCTGAAATGCATGAACAGACCTGTTGATATTAACAGCCAGGTATGTAAAGCCTGGCttggaaagaagaaaaggtATGTGGGACTGACATATGTTCTGAACCAAGTTGTTAATAGAACATTCACATTTCTGTATATTTAGTTTATAACCTGAAAAACGTCCAAATACACTGAGAATAGATAAAATATGCAGAATGCTGGATACCTGGTCAGATATGTAAAGAAGCAGATCTTCAGCATATAGGGAAACTTTATGCTCAGTATCCCATCTCCTGACCCCAGAGAACATGGTACTAGCCCTAATTGCTATAGACAGGGGTTCATTGGCAAgggttaaaacaaaaaaatgggaAATGTATAAGGTAAAGACATCCAGGAGGATATTTTGTCTCCAAATACAAACTGTTTCACAGTgaaaaagaggtaaaaaaaaaaaaaaagaagaaagctTTTTCAGCATCAAGAGAGACTACTATCTAAGGACTAGTAGGAGCGGGAGAATGAATGACACTTAAGAGTCTATGAATGTTTGTAAAGCAATGACGGTTCCTCATGAATCCTGTCTGATCCTCAGAATTTACAGTAGGTGAAATCTTTGCTGCTACCTTTGCTAGTATCCTTATGTCCACATTAAGGAGTGAAACTGGACGCAATGAAGAGCAGTTTGTGAGATCCTTGTCTTTCAGAGGTGTCATCTGGAGCCTTACATGTATGTAATTGGGAGTAGAATATTCTGAAAGCACCGTTAGGGGTCATGGGTCCATTGTAAGGGTGTCCAAGCTGTTGCAAATTTGTTGAATTAATCGTGATGCAGTTCTGCTCTTCAACTGTTGGGTCA
This is a stretch of genomic DNA from Thunnus albacares chromosome 6, fThuAlb1.1, whole genome shotgun sequence. It encodes these proteins:
- the LOC122983428 gene encoding transmembrane protein 255B, which codes for MTARIQGVAGQDKPVPKSRATETMMRVRRALWLVLGMLSLSLLLVVLGVYISTRTESLTVSGYTSGVILTLGSFLGLLGLRLEENRKQLLTAAIVFLSFGIISSFLCLVIDGVCIVLNLDMRPLKAGRCQYYSSGSSYIYENFYTSVSCWNVKESCSMTVRSGTCYCCDLYDCANGGYLSNYYEFVGVRSCEEVFTLYILIWTLTGLNLVAFFTGILTTAVLGSIKDLRSSSQASKPSESAASSPTAPLLMDANTHRAHQLHTGASVYFPPAEGTVASQSFPSSSTPHTESNPPPFAPPSSLLPYRIHSISA